Proteins from one Microtus pennsylvanicus isolate mMicPen1 chromosome 7, mMicPen1.hap1, whole genome shotgun sequence genomic window:
- the Plppr4 gene encoding phospholipid phosphatase-related protein type 4: MQRAGSSGARGECDISGARRLRLEQAACLARAVHTSPGEGRGARQAAGMSAKERPKGKVIKDSVTLLPCFYFVELPILASSVVSLYFLELTDVFKPVHSGFSCYDRSLSMPYIEPTQEAIPFLMLLSLAFAGPAITIMVGEGILYCCLSKRRNGAGLEPHINAGGCNFNSFLRRAVRFVGVHVFGLCSTALITDIIQLSTGYQAPYFLTVCKPNYTSLNVSCKENSYIVEDICSGSDLTVINSGRKSFPSQHATLAAFAAVYVSMYFNSTLTDSSKLLKPLLVFTFIICGIICGLTRITQYKNHPVDVYCGFLIGGGIALYLGLYAVGNFLPSEESMLQQRDALRSLDLSQDASRVLSAKNGSSSDGIAHTEGILNRNHRDASSLTNLKRANADVEIITPRSPMGKESMVTFSNTLPRANTPSVEDPVRRNASIHASMDSARSKQLLTQWKSKNESRKMSLQVMDTEPEGQSPPRSIEMRSSSEPSRVGVNGDHHVPGNQYLKIQPGSVPGCNNSMPGGPRVSIQSRPGSSQLVHIPEETQENISTSPKSSSARAKWLKAAEKTVACNRSNSQPRIMQVIAMSKQQGVLQSSPKNAEGSTVTCTGSIRYKTLTDHEPGGIVRVEAHPENNRPIIQIPSTTEGEGSGSWKWKAPEKGSLRQTYELNDLNRDSESCESLKDSFGSGDRKRSNIDSNEHHHHGITTIRVTPVEGSEIGSETLSVSSSRDSTLRRKGNIILIPERSNSPENTRNIFYKGTSPTRAYKD, encoded by the exons TTGCCCATATTGGCATCGTCGGTGGTGAGCCTctatttcctggaactcacagatgtcTTCAAACCTGTGCACTCTGGATTCAGCTGCTATGACCGGAGTCTTAGCATGCCCTACATTGAGCCGACCCAGGAGGCCATCCCATTCCTCATGTTGCTTAGCTTGGCTTTTGCTGGACCTGCAATTACG ATCATGGTGGGAGAAGGGATTCTATACTGCTGCCTTTCCAAAAGAAGAAATGGGGCTGGATTGGAACCCCACATCAATGCCGGGGGCTGCAACTTCAACTCCTTTCTCAGAAGAGCCGTCAGATTCGTTG GTGTCCATGTGTTTGGACTGTGCTCCACGGCTCTCATTACAGACATCATACAGCTCTCCACAGGGTACCAAGCTCCGTACTTTCTGACTGTGTGCAAGCCGAACTACACCTCTCTGAATGTGTCCTGCAAAGAAAATTCCTACATCGTGGAGGATATCTGTTCAGGATCTGACCTTACAGTGATCAACAGTGGCAG AAAGTCATTCCCGTCCCAACACGCAACCCTTGCTGCTTTTGCTGCTGTATATGTGTCG atgtACTTCAATTCCACATTAACCGATTCCTCCAAGCTCCTGAAACCTCTCTTGGTCTTCACGTTTATCATCTGTGGAATCATCTGCGGGCTAACACGGATAACTCAGTATAAGAATCACCCAGTCGATGTCTATTGTGGCTTTTTAATAGGAGGAGGAATCGCCCTGTATTTG GGCCTGTATGCTGTGGGGAATTTTCTCCCTAGTGAAGAGAGTATGCTCCAGCAGAGAGATGCCCTCAGGTCACTTGACCTCAGTCAAGATGCCAGCAGGGTTTTATCAGCTAAAAATGGTAGCAGCAGTGATGGAATTGCTCACACAGAGGGCATCCTCAACCGAAACCACAGGGATGCAAGCTCCTTAACAAATCTCAAGAGGGCCAATGCTGACGTAGAAATCATCACCCCTCGGAGTCCCATGGGGAAAGAGAGCATGGTGACCTTCAGCAACACGCTGCCCAGAGCCAATACCCCCTCAGTGGAAGACCCTGTGAGAAGAAACGCGAGCATCCACGCCTCCATGGATTCTGCCCGGTCTAAGCAGCTCCTCACCCAGTGGAAGAGCAAGAACGAGAGTCGTAAGATGTCCCTGCAGGTTATGGACACTGAGCCAGAAGGGCAGTCACCACCTAGGTCCATAGAAATGAGGTCCAGCTCAGAGCCTTCCAGGGTAGGGGTAAATGGAGACCACCATGTCCCAGGCAATCAATACCTCAAGATCCAGCCTGGCTCTGTCCCCGGGTGCAACAATAGCATGCCTGGAGGGCCACGCGTGTCCATCCAGTCCCGCCCTGGCTCCTCTCAACTGGTGCACATCCCTGAGGAGACCCAGGAAAACATAAGCACCTCGCCCAAGAGCAGTTCTGCACGGGCCAAGTGGCTGAAAGCCGCAGAGAAGACAGTGGCCTGTAACCGGAGCAACAGCCAGCCGCGCATCATGCAGGTCATCGCCATGTCCAAGCAACAGGGTGTGCTGCAGAGCAGCCCCAAGAATGCCGAGGGGAGCACCGTCACCTGCACAGGCTCCATCCGCTACAAAACCCTGACAGACCACGAGCCCGGTGGCATCGTGCGGGTGGAGGCCCACCCTGAGAACAACAGGCCTATCATTCAGATCCCATCCACCACCGAGGGAGAAGGCAGCGGCTCCTGGAAGTGGAAAGCTCCAGAGAAGGGCAGCCTGCGCCAAACCTATGAGCTCAATGATCTCAACAGGGACTCAGAAAGCTGCGAGTCCCTCAAAGACAGCTTTGGGTCTGGAGATCGCAAGAGAAGCAACATCGACAGCAATGAGCACCACCACCATGGCATCACGACCATCCGAGTGACCCCAGTGGAGGGCAGCGAGATAGGTTCAGAGACGCTGTCTGTGTCCTCCTCACGCGACTCCACCCTGCGCAGAAAGGGCAACATTATCTTGATCCCCGAGAGAAGCAACAGCCCTGAGAACACGAGAAACATCTTCTACAAAGGAACGTCCCCCACGCGGGCTTATAAGGATTGA